In Plasmodium cynomolgi strain B DNA, chromosome 2, whole genome shotgun sequence, the genomic window AAAGCGTTTAACTAACATACctacatgtatgtattatttacgggagctgtttttttttttttttttttacgcataattttttatgaaatattgGGGAAAAACATGGTACCagtgaaaatatataacgcGAGCCACTCGCGCAGCACGTTCACAAttgtgccattttatttgcatACGTCTTTACGCAATCGTATTGTATTCAGGACAAAAAAGTCAGTCAACATAATAGTACTACAGTAAGTATAGTTTATaacccctcctccccccgtTGATTAGCACGAAGGCAGGAAATTGGCcgcatgtattttttatagttACGCGGATGAAGCAGCCATCTTtgtaaaatgtaaaatagaACATCATGGCGTACTTCCATGCGATACCTACATAAAACATACATAACCTACATAAgaattcatatatatacatatatatatatatatatatatatatatactttgcAACATTATATGTTCCAATTAAACATAATATATTCCTCGACCCGTGCATGTAAATAAGGCACTGCTAAAAAAATAGGGTTCCTGTAAAactatatttctttattagAGAAAAAACCTACAGATTAAATGTCGAACGGTTTGTACAGgaaaatgcaatttttttaaagcagcagaatggaaaaattagggatggaacaaaaatttttttttttttatcatcgcTTCTCCGTTCGCATGAGCGTCACTGCTGTAGTAGAGCTATCGTTGTTATTGCGTTTGCCTTTTCCCTTACGTATGCCTTTGCCTTTAAGCTTTCCTATAGCTTCCTTTATCTTCCTTTATCTTCCTACATCTTCCTATTGCCCTTTATCAATATTTTATCACTGCTaagttagaagaaaaaattacgccaatgaaaatatttgcatttttttttttccgttgtttttatatgggaaaaaaaaaaaaaaaacaaatcttGTTTGTATTTTGTTTGTTATTACTTCCATTTGCATAGAATAGAATGTCATTATATGCCCGCCACCTGATTTGTAATTCGCGGGACATTTGATATATTTGTATGTTCCGCCTTTTTACTCTGCCGTtttatacatacgtatacataACCAGAAAAACATCACTGGTAAAATTCGTTAGAACCTATTAGTAAAAAGCTTCTACCTAATGAGAACCCGTGATTATTGTTCCTTTTCAAACTCATTTGATCTGAAGTTAACGCTGGAGAAAATAACCCCAAAGAAAAGTAATACAAACCTGAAGCAAGTGAGCACGTGAATACATACATCTAATAAATGAAACAACTCTGTGAACCGCGTTTGCGATGCAGCTTCTGAGTGCTTCGTAGTTGGCGCTACCTGCATCACGGGAGTAGTACATACTTATATGCGTTCGATACATTTGTATGCACCGATTTGGGTGCATGCTATACTCTACTGTCCTACCAATCTGCGCCCCGAACTAATATAACATCTGCACCGATTCGACACGTCGAATTTCCGCGTGATGaatcttttccttcttgaaCCCAATTTACTTTACTTTTCCTTCCTCACCGCCTCACAGtttctaattttaaaacccccttttttttttttttgcagatccCTAGATGTGCAGAGGTGCATGGACctgcatgcatacatatgtatatgggAGCTTCGCCATTGCCATAACACAATTTGGAAGAGCGCGCGTGCGCGCATGCGCGAAGGAACATTGGTTCCATATAGCACCGTATTGGAGAAACATAACAATAGAAGAAGGGAGTGcctttttgttcccatttttatgtacatttcgAAACTATAACTTTTTAAAGCATGGTACTTCCCGACCAGTCAGCTGTGCCTTCAACGCGGAAGCCCCTAGCTGGGTGCAAAAGGAGTTTCAAAAGATTCGTTACGAGCGGAATTGCAACCAGGGGAGCGGGTAAAGGCGCAGGCAAAGCCAGACAGAGAACCGAAAAACGCACTACAAACTGTATTGCCACCCCTATCGCACCTGACAGCAACCGGAAAAATGACTCCTCTGACAGAAGCAAGAATTCCGTGAAGAAATGGGGCTTTCCTAAGCCCAAGGTACTCATCGTACCCCTTCTCGCCATTTTGTATGTCCTATCATTGGTAAGGCCATAACGAAGAAGTGCATGCGCTGAAAtagacctttttttttccccccccctcttcgtgacattttgcaaatttgagGACTTAAATTACAACGCCCGTGTAGCAAAATGTACAATGAGTGTTGCACTCATGCCAGGAACGCTGCGTTCTTGTCTAATTAACCCCTTTGGTCTTACACATATGTgataacccttttttttctttttttttttccgatgcCCCTCCACAGCATGGCTTGTTCCCCAAAAAGGACTTCCATCATTCGAGATCGCTAATTGAAAACAGCCTAATCCCTTTGATATGTACACCCGTAATAGAAGTTGCCCCTCCTCCAACTAATGGTAGTGTCCCCCCAGTTATTGAGACTTCGGAAAATATCAACGACAAGAAGTCGGGAAATGATAAGAAATCAAAAAAGAGTCGCAAGAAGGCTGCTAGTGAGAAGAAGCCAAAGAAGGAACTCAAGTGGGGATGGgataaaaaatcaaaaaaggaTGCCAAGGCAGCAACAGACGGTGAGTTGAAAAAGGATCCCCATCAACCCCCTGTTCCGTTTGCCCCCTTTGATATGCCCTACCCCCTTGATATGCACTACCCCCATGATATGCACAACCCCCACGATATGTTTAATCCACACGACGCACATGGTTCCCTTGGTCCACGTGACCCATTGAATCCCCATCATCCACGTGACCCATTGAATCCCCATCATCCATATGATCCACTGGACCCCCACGATCCATATGACCCACTGAGCCTCCAAGACTCATTTGATCCACTGGGCCCCCACGATCCATGTGATCCAATGGATCCCCATGACCCTTATGATTCACTAGATCCCCGTGACCCGTATGGCCCCTACGGACCACATGACCCATACGATCCTGATGACCCATATTATGCATATTACCCAAACGATCCAGAAATACAATACGGCGTTTACGGCAGCACGAGGAAGCCCAACACGATAATAGATTTTACGTCATGCAAAACCCTTACGCCTGAGGAAAAAATCGAGTTTTTCTTCTACAGCACGAGCAACTATCTATATTTTAcgaaagaaatgaagaaacgaATTTTCGCAACTGGTCCCGTACTGACTAAAAAATACATGGCGGAAATCTTTTTTGACATGTGTAATGAACAGAAGGAAAACTTCCTCTTCATGAAGGAAGCCATGTCCAAATTATCCTTCATGTTAGCAGCTCAATTTAATTTGCCAAATGAAAAGCGATCGAAGTGTTGGAACCTCGTGAATAAAAAACTTAGCAAAGTAATTAACCGATTTGATCTGCGCGATCGTGCTGACTTCAATCATTTTTTGGCTCAAAAAAAACGTCACTCTGCTGAAGATTTCGAGTGTTTTGTCGAAAACAGAATTTGCTTATGGAACAAAATTACCAGAGAAAATAGATATGAATCCTTCCTAGAATTGTataagaatttaaaaaaatataccgcCAAGAACAAATTTCGagataatgataaaaattatcaacCTTTGCAGCCAAGTTACTGTTATGGTGCTGGTAACCCAGACATGCCGCATGACCCCTTCACTGTGAACGATCCCTCCATACCGAACGACCCCTTCACTGTGAGCAATCCCTCCATACCGAACGACCCCTTCACTGTGAGCAATCCCTCCATGCCGAACGATCCCTTCACTGTGAACAATCCCTCCATGCCGAACGACCCCTTCACTGTGAACAATCCCTCCATGCCTCATGACACCTTCAACACGAGTAACCCGACCATGCAACATGACACTCTCAGTGCTACCGCCCCCGTTACGCCTTACAACACTTTAAATGCCAGCAATTCTCCTTTACAGCACAGCAACATCAACGTCAACGTTGGCAGTAGACCTCCTATGCCTTACAGCAGTATCAGTGTCATAACTAAACCCATGCCATACGGTACCTTTAGCCCTAGTAACCCCACTGTGCAGTATAGCAATTTCGGAACCCCTATCACCGCTATGCCCTACAGCAATATATGCACTGCTAACCCTGCTATGCCGTATGCGAACATCAGCACCATTAATAGGCCTATTGCGTGCAACACTTTCAATGTCAGTAGTAGACCCATGCCGTATAGCACCATCACTGCCAGCGCCATTCCTATGCCATATTACGGCACTTATATTTCTAGCAGCCCTATCATGCCGTCATCCCCGTACAACAATTTTAATGCTAATATTACTACCGCCGTGCCGATCAACGCTTTGAATGCGAGCCCCGCATCCATCCCGCCTTACACGACGAACGCGACTGTTACAGCTGTACCATACGGCAGTTTGAACCCTAACGTTGCCACCATACCGCAAGGCACATATAACCCTAGCATCGCCGCCACACCGCAAGGCACATACAACCCTAACGTCGCCACCATACAGCCCAGCACCTACAGTCCTAACGTCGCCACCACACCGCAAAGCACATACAACCCTAACGTCGCCACCATACAGCCCAGCACCTACAGTCCTAACGTCGCCACCATACAGCCCAGCACCTACAACCCAAGCATCCCCGCCATACCGCAAGGCACTTATAATCCTAGCATCCCCGCCATACCGCAAGGCACATACAACCCTAGCATCCCCGCCATACCGACCAGCACCTACAGCCCTACCACCAAACACGTCACATTCGACATGGAAGTCGAAAGGGAACCCCCCAggcggaagaagaaaaagaaatgaatgaGCAATTGCACGTACTAAAAAATGGTGCGCCTATTACggaagtgggaagaaaaaatacatgtgtgataaatgtgtatatgttcGCACAGTAACACACACGTGTACACAAAATTGACTCCAC contains:
- a CDS encoding hypothetical protein (putative), giving the protein MVLPDQSAVPSTRKPLAGCKRSFKRFVTSGIATRGAGKGAGKARQRTEKRTTNCIATPIAPDSNRKNDSSDRSKNSVKKWGFPKPKVLIVPLLAILYVLSLHGLFPKKDFHHSRSLIENSLIPLICTPVIEVAPPPTNGSVPPVIETSENINDKKSGNDKKSKKSRKKAASEKKPKKELKWGWDKKSKKDAKAATDDPRDPYGPYGPHDPYDPDDPYYAYYPNDPEIQYGVYGSTRKPNTIIDFTSCKTLTPEEKIEFFFYSTSNYLYFTKEMKKRIFATGPVLTKKYMAEIFFDMCNEQKENFLFMKEAMSKLSFMLAAQFNLPNEKRSKCWNLVNKKLSKVINRFDLRDRADFNHFLAQKKRHSAEDFECFVENRICLWNKITRENRYESFLELYKNLKKYTAKNKFRDNDKNYQPLQPSYCYGAGNPDMPHDPFTVNDPSIPNDPFTVSNPSIPNDPFTVSNPSMPNDPFTVNNPSMPNDPFTVNNPSMPHDTFNTSNPTMQHDTLSATAPVTPYNTLNASNSPLQHSNINVNVGSRPPMPYSSISVITKPMPYGTFSPSNPTVQYSNFGTPITAMPYSNICTANPAMPYANISTINRPIACNTFNVSSRPMPYSTITASAIPMPYYGTYISSSPIMPSSPYNNFNANITTAVPINALNASPASIPPYTTNATVTAVPYGSLNPNVATIPQGTYNPSIAATPQGTYNPNVATIQPSTYSPNVATTPQSTYNPNVATIQPSTYSPNVATIQPSTYNPSIPAIPQGTYNPSIPAIPQGTYNPSIPAIPTSTYSPTTKHVTFDMEVEREPPRRKKKKK